Proteins found in one Anopheles aquasalis chromosome 3, idAnoAquaMG_Q_19, whole genome shotgun sequence genomic segment:
- the LOC126574523 gene encoding alpha N-terminal protein methyltransferase 1, whose protein sequence is MELKEETENDYYKNARKYWSNISPTVDGMLGGFASVSFIDLRGSEQFMRHLYRLKPAPGRQRALDCGAGIGRITRGLLVSFFEQVDLVEQDEHFCQTARTSLEDCGPKIGTVYNEGLQNFVPKARYYDVIWVQWVLGHLTDEDLVQFFSRCANGLARGGMLVIKENFTSNDEVIADETDSSVTRPLAAMKALLKRGNLRVVKEQRQTSFPKELYPVYMMALKPLIKS, encoded by the coding sequence atggagctgaaagaagaaacggaaaacgattACTACAAAAATGCCAGAAAGTATTGGTCCAACATATCACCGACAGTGGACGGGATGCTTGGAGGTTTCGCTAGTGTGTCTTTTATCGACCTCAGAGGGTCAGAACAGTTCATGAGGCACCTGTACCGGCTTAAGCCGGCACCTGGACGTCAACGGGCACTTGATTGTGGGGCGGGAATTGGACGAATCACCCGCGGACTACTCGTGTCCTTCTTCGAACAGGTGGATCTCGTGGAGCAGGACGAACACTTTTGCCAGACAGCCCGAACGTCGCTGGAAGACTGTGGCCCCAAAATCGGCACCGTGTACAACGAGGGACTACAGAACTTTGTGCCAAAGGCCCGGTATTACGATGTCATCTGGGTACAATGGGTGCTAGGCCATCTGACCGACGAGGATCTGGTGCAATTTTTCTCTCGCTGTGCCAATGGGCTGGCACGTGGGGGCATGCTGGTGATCAAGGAGAACTTTACCTCAAACGACGAGGTAATTGCCGACGAAACGGATTCATCGGTGACGAGACCGCTCGCTGCGATGAAGGCGTTGCTGAAGAGAGGCAACCTGCGCGTTGTCAAGGAGCAACGACAAACAAGCTTCCCCAAGGAGCTCTACCCAGTGTACATGATGGCCCTGAAGCCTTTAATAAAATCCTAG